Proteins from a single region of Sebastes umbrosus isolate fSebUmb1 chromosome 8, fSebUmb1.pri, whole genome shotgun sequence:
- the LOC119492629 gene encoding LHFPL tetraspan subfamily member 2a protein-like codes for MCHVIVTCRSMLWTLLSIVVAFAELIAFMSPDWLLGFPRSDSRSNGAGVDSGEYRPSLGLYSRCLRVGARGVGVSCGPYAGSFGEVASGFWQAAMLFLAAGMLVLGGVACISIFSLCFQSILRKSIFNICGLLQAIAGLLLMVGLMLYPAGWGSEKVISYCGAEALPFRPAMCSLGWAFYAAIGGTLGSFLCAVLSAQAEIATSSDKVQEEIEEGKSLICLL; via the exons ATGTGCCATGTTATCGTAACATGCCGCTCCATGCTCTGGACGCTGCTCAGCATCGTGGTGGCCTTCGCTGAGCTCATTGCCTTCATGAGCCCCGACTGGCTGCTGGGATTCCCTCGGTCCGACTCCAGGTCAAACGGGGCGGGCGTGGACTCCGGGGAGTACCGGCCGTCTCTCGGCCTCTACAGCCGCTGCCTTCGCGTCGGGGCCAGGGGAGTCGGGGTGAGCTGCGGGCCCTACGCCGGGTCGTTCGGAGAGGTGGCCAGCGGCTTCTGGCAGGCGGCCATGTTGTTTCTGGCAGCAGGGATGTTGGTGCTGGGAGGAGTGGCCTGTATCTCAATCTTCAGCCTGTGCTTCCAGAGCATCCTGAGGAAGAGCATATTCAACATCTGTGGACTGCTCCAGGCTATCGCAG gcCTGTTGCTGATGGTAGGCCTCATGCTGTACCCTGCCGGTTGGGGTTCAGAGAAGGTGATCAGCTACTGCGGCGCCGAGGCCTTGCCCTTTAGGCCGGCTATGTGCTCGCTCGGCTGGGCGTTCTACGCAGCCATAGGAGGAACGCTGGGGTCCTTCCTGTGCGCCGTCTTGTCCGCCCAGGCTGAGATCGCCACCTCCAGCGATAAAGTTCAGGAGGAGATTGAAGAGGGGAAGAGTCTGATCTGTCTGCTCTGA